The genomic DNA GGTCGCCTTCAGATCCCCGTCTGCCTTGTTGATAACGATCAGATCGGCCATTTCCATTATGCCGCGCTTCACGCCTTGCAACTCGTCTCCGCCCGCGGGCGCCAGCAGCAGCAAGAACACGTCCGCCATTTGCGCGACAACCGTCTCGGACTGCCCGACCCCCACTGTCTCGATCAGGATCACGTCAAACCGCGCGGCTTCGCACAGCGCCACCGCCTCGCGGGTGCGGCGGGCCACGCCGCCCAGATGGGTCTGACTGGGCGAGGGCCGGATAAACGCGTTCGGATCGCGTGCCAAACGGTCCATGCGGGTCTTGTCACCCAGAATGGATCCCCCCGAGCGCGCCGAACTCGGATCGACGGCCAGCACCGCCACGCGCAAGCCCTGCCCCGTCAGCATCATGCCGAAGCTCTCGATGAAGGTGGATTTGCCAACGCCCGGCGTACCGGACAAACCGATGCGCAATGCCTCGTGCTCTGTTCCCAGCGCCGCCAGCAACTCGGTCGCCTGTGCGCGGTGGTCCGCCCGGCCACTTTCGATCAGCGTTATGGCACGGGCCAACGCGCGCCGCTCACCCGCTTTGATCCGCGCTGCCTGATCCGCAATATCCATACCGCTCTCCACCTGCCGTGCCATGTTTTCCGCCGCTCGTGCGCGAATGTCCAGCCTTGCCCCGCCGCGCCGCAGCCGTGATAACGCCCGCATGAGTATCGCGCTTCCCATAGACACCGTCATGCCACAGGTTATCGACGCCCTGCGCAGCGCGGGCCGCGTGGTTCTGCAGGCGCCCCCCGGTGCGGGCAAGACAACGCGGGTTCCGCTGGCCATGCTGGAGGCGGGTCTCACGCAGGGCCGCATCCTGATGCTCGAGCCGCGCCGCCTCGCCGCACGCGCGGCCGCCGAACGCATGGCCCAAACGCGCGGCGAGAAAACCGGAGATGTTGTCGGATACCGCGTGCGCGGCGCGTCGGCCGTATCAAGCGCGACACGCATCGAAGTCGTGACCGAAGGCATCCTGACGCGCATGATACAGGACAATCCCGATTTGCCCGGGGTCGGGGCGGTGATTTTTGACGAGTTTCACGAACGCTCCCTCAATGCGGATCTGGGTCTTGCCCTGACGCTGGAAATAGCGGGCGCGCTGCGCGACGATCTGTTGATCGCGGTCATGTCTGCGACGCTCGACGCGCAGCCCGTCGCCACCCTGATGCAGGCTCCGATTGTCACCTCGCAGGGGCGCAGCTTCGACGTGACGCCGCGGTGGCTCGACCGTCCGCTGGCCAAGACGGACCGGCTGGAGCAGGCCGTCGCTGACCGCACGCTGGCCGCGCTGGCCGAAAGCCCCGGCTCGGCGCTGGTTTTCTTGCCCGGCGAAGGCGAAATTCGCAAGACTGAAGCCTTGCTGCGCCCGCATCTGCCAGCCGATTGCACGCTTGCCCCCTTGTTTGGCGCAATGGACTTCAAGGCACAGCAAGCCGCGATCCGCCCCTCGCCGCAGGGTCGCAAGTTGGTTCTGGCCACCGCGATCGCCGAAACCTCGCTGACCATCGAAGACATTCGCATCGTTGTGGATGCAGGCCGCGCGCGGCGATCCGTGTTCGATCCGTCATCGGGCATGGCGCGGCTGGTGACCCAACGTGTCACCCGTGCCGAAGCGACCCAACGCGCAGGGCGTGCGGGGCGTGTCAGCACCGGTGTCGCGTACAAGATGTGGACCCGCGGCGAAGAAGGTGCGCTTGCCGCCTTCCCGCCCGCCGAAATCGAGGTAGGTGATCTGTGCGGCTTTGCGCTGGAGCTGGCGCTTTGGGGCGCCGAGGCCGCAGCGCTGAACTTCGTCACCCCCCCGCATCCCGGCAGGCTGGCCGAAGCGCGCAGCGTGTTACAGATGCTGGGCGCGCTTGACCGGCGCGGCCTCATTACGGCGCACGGGCGCACCCTTGCCAGCCTTCCGCTGCACCCGCGGCTGGCGCATATGGTGACACGCGGCGGGCCGGAGGCCGCCACACTTGCCGCGATCCTGTCGGAACGCGATCCGCTCAGGGGCGCGCCCCTTGATCTGTTGCACCGCATGCGCGCCCTCGCCGGAGAGCGCGTCGCGGGCACACCCCATTCCGCGACCCTCGCCCGGATCCGCCAGGATGCGAAACGCTTGCTGAGCCGCACCGATCCCGACGGGCCGCGCGATCTCGGAACGCTCGCGGCACTGGCCTATCCCGACCGGGTCGGTCTGCGCCGCAAGGGCGATGCTCCGCGGTTTGTGCTCTCGGGTGGCAAAGGCGCCGTGGCGCCTGCGGGTGATCCTCTGGCCAGCGCAAGGCTGCTGGTCGCCACCGATCTGGACGGCGATCCGCGCGATGCACGCATCCGACAGGGCACCGCGCTTGGCGAAAGTGCGTTGCGCGCAGCGTTCGGTGATCAGATCGGGTGGGAAGATGTGTGCGTCTGGTCACGCCGCGAAGGCCGCGTGCTGACCCGCAAACAGGAACGCTTCGGGGCGTTGGTCCTTGATGATCGCGCTTGGCACGATGCCCCCGATGATCAGGTCGCGACCGCCATGCTGGAAGGGGTGCGCGAACTGGGTCTGCGTCCCGGCAAATCCGCCGCCCGTTTCCTGCGCCGTGCCGCGCTGGTGGAGGGGCGCGACGGCTTTCCCGCTTTCGACGAACCGCATTTGCTCGACACGCTGGAGGACTGGTTGCTGCCGCATCTTGGCGCTGTGCGCTCGACCGCCGATTGGAAAGCCTTTGATCTGCTGCCGGCCCTGCGGGCGCGTCTGGACTGGGACCAGCAACAGGTACTGGACCGCGTGGCACCAGGCCATTTCGAGACCCCGCTTGGTCGCAGAATCGCGATCGACTACGATGGTGACACCCCGCAAATCGCGGTGCGGCTGCAAGAGATGTTCGGCGTGACGCAGCATCCGCAGGTCGCGGGCCAACCGGTACAGGTCACATTGCTGTCGCCCGCCCAGCGCCCGGTGCAGGTTACGATGGATTTGCCCGGTTTCTGGTCAAGCTCCTACGCGGACGTGCGCAAGGACATGCGCGGTCGTTATCCGCGCCACCCCTGGCCCGAAGACCCGACGCAGGCGGATCCCACACTCCGGGTAAAGCGGCGTAACAGCTGATTACGGATCCCGTTCGGCAGGGCAAAGCGCGGGCCAGTCTACGTGGTGTTTTCCGTCCTCGTCTATCCGTTCGAACCCGTGCGCGCCGAAAAAGTCACGCTGCGCCTGAATGAGGTTCGCCGTACCGCGACCCCGCCGGATGCTGTCGTACCAAGCAAGTGCCGCCGAAAGACCCGGCAGGGCCACGCCCGCCCCGACGCCGGCGGCCACCACCCGGCGCAAC from Sulfitobacter sp. S190 includes the following:
- the meaB gene encoding methylmalonyl Co-A mutase-associated GTPase MeaB; this translates as MDIADQAARIKAGERRALARAITLIESGRADHRAQATELLAALGTEHEALRIGLSGTPGVGKSTFIESFGMMLTGQGLRVAVLAVDPSSARSGGSILGDKTRMDRLARDPNAFIRPSPSQTHLGGVARRTREAVALCEAARFDVILIETVGVGQSETVVAQMADVFLLLLAPAGGDELQGVKRGIMEMADLIVINKADGDLKATATRTQADYAGALRLMRKRPQDPEGYPRAMTVSALEDRGLPEVWAALQELAEWRKDEGHWTRTRAAQARYWFEEAVRAALLAQLDTAQARSRLAALSDAVSQGHQDPAAAAQAFVRELAAD
- the hrpB gene encoding ATP-dependent helicase HrpB, producing MSIALPIDTVMPQVIDALRSAGRVVLQAPPGAGKTTRVPLAMLEAGLTQGRILMLEPRRLAARAAAERMAQTRGEKTGDVVGYRVRGASAVSSATRIEVVTEGILTRMIQDNPDLPGVGAVIFDEFHERSLNADLGLALTLEIAGALRDDLLIAVMSATLDAQPVATLMQAPIVTSQGRSFDVTPRWLDRPLAKTDRLEQAVADRTLAALAESPGSALVFLPGEGEIRKTEALLRPHLPADCTLAPLFGAMDFKAQQAAIRPSPQGRKLVLATAIAETSLTIEDIRIVVDAGRARRSVFDPSSGMARLVTQRVTRAEATQRAGRAGRVSTGVAYKMWTRGEEGALAAFPPAEIEVGDLCGFALELALWGAEAAALNFVTPPHPGRLAEARSVLQMLGALDRRGLITAHGRTLASLPLHPRLAHMVTRGGPEAATLAAILSERDPLRGAPLDLLHRMRALAGERVAGTPHSATLARIRQDAKRLLSRTDPDGPRDLGTLAALAYPDRVGLRRKGDAPRFVLSGGKGAVAPAGDPLASARLLVATDLDGDPRDARIRQGTALGESALRAAFGDQIGWEDVCVWSRREGRVLTRKQERFGALVLDDRAWHDAPDDQVATAMLEGVRELGLRPGKSAARFLRRAALVEGRDGFPAFDEPHLLDTLEDWLLPHLGAVRSTADWKAFDLLPALRARLDWDQQQVLDRVAPGHFETPLGRRIAIDYDGDTPQIAVRLQEMFGVTQHPQVAGQPVQVTLLSPAQRPVQVTMDLPGFWSSSYADVRKDMRGRYPRHPWPEDPTQADPTLRVKRRNS